In Sphingobacterium sp. SYP-B4668, the sequence ACGGACAGAATGTATCATAACTGGCCACTGGCGGAAGGTGATAGGACCTCATTCTATGGTGGTAATCATCAGGGCTACACGGATTATCCTACCTACCACATGGAAACAAAAGAAGATGCTAATTCTGGAAAAATATAACACTCTTTTAAACTAAAAAAAATGGAAAAAACAATATGGATAGTGCTTGCTCTATTGGCTGGAGCTGTATTACCGCTACAAGGTGGACTCAATACCAAACTGGGTAAAATAGTAGAAAGTCCAATACACGCTTCCACGATCTCGTTTATCATCGGCGCTCTAGGCTTAATCATATATATGTTGATTACGCAACAGCATGCCGTAATGCAAAACCTACGATCGGCTCCAGCGGCAGTATGGAGCGGGGGAATACTTGGAGCTTTCTACGTTACAATAGTCGTTTTGGCTTTTCCTAAACTTGGGCCAGGTTTGACATTTGGGCTAGTGGTTGCGGGACAGATGGTCATTTCGTTAGCACTTGAACACTTTAACATATTGGTCGCTCAACAACAATCGCTGTCATGGGGGCGAATTGCAGGTATTTGTGTTGTCATACTGGGGGTCATTCTCATAAAGAAAATGTAAGCTCTCAATTTGTATCCGAAGTCAAAAAAAGTAATTGAGGCATGTAGCGACACACCAACGGAATATTATCGACAACATTCCGCTGGTGCGTCGTCGCACCTGCTCCTCGTAACGACTTTAACAGTCTACTGATACACCTTCTTTTTATTCGGAATGGAATAAAGAATTTTCGATATAGAGGATTTGAATAAAAAGAGATAATTTACAATCATTCGACATAATGCCCCTGATGATCTATTTGTTTTGCAAAGGGGTTTAGAAACTTCATCAGCAACTTGGTCAGCTCGCGCTTCGAAATCGGGATATCTGCATATTCCATAGGCTTGGGAATCTCTTTAACCTCGCAGATTCTAGCAATTAAAGTCACTGCCTCACGACTAGTCAACACCTGCGTATCTGTCATAATAGGTATGCGACTATCGAAATCATGCAAGCCTTTTGAAAACTCTGCTACAGTCAGCATGCTATCAGGATAAAACCACGTGCGATTTGCCCATTGCCAAGGCTCGCCATATGTCCTAAGAATACCTGTCGCGGCTATTTTTTGGATATTATTAAAATCAGAATCTGTCACTGGCACATCATACAGCGGCATGATATAAGCTTTTGCTTGTAACAACAACTCCTGTACCTCCCGAATGGATACGGCACGCGGAGCCCTACCCTGCTTCACCGACAAGGCCGCCAATATCCCCGCCGCTTGTCCAGTCAGAAGCACCACTGGCTGTAATCGTGTCGATCCGTTCATCAAATTAGAAACCGAAATTGCTTTGTCGGCTACAATCAATCCATTAACAGATTCTGGGATAAGTGACCCTAGGGGAATGCTAAACGATGGTACCGGATCAAAACCGATCTTCGGTGCATCGGCATGTTTAGCATGATGGTGATCTACCGGATAATCACCTACAGAGATACCTGTTCTATAAAGATGTGTAGCCTGCCCATAGGGTTTCTCCACATCATTATATGTCAAGAAAGAGATTCCTTTTACCCGTCTGCCTTCTCGATGATAAGGCTTATAAGCCAATAAGTCGCTCGTTTCGAATTCATCATCCGCCAAGCCTAAATGCTTAAAGCCCAATTCATGCTGTAAATAGTACACAAATCTAAGCGTTTGTTCCTTTGCTTTTTTCAGTTCTTTGTCTCGTTTGTTGCGTGACATTTCCACCACGTTCAGATAAATATCGTTCCCGTATTTGGGCCAATTGATCATGTATTTATTATGAGGCATTCGCCCATACTGAATCATATACGCACAATCAATTTTCACCTGATCCACCGTCTCAGCACAGCATCCTTTAAATTCTTCAGGGTCGTAGCCGTTCGGCCGTGCTATGGTTTTATCCGCATGCACACCATAGTCTTTCAAGATCGCGACCCAAGTCAGGTCCTGCACAATGTCATTTGCTTTGTCGGGAGCTCCCGACTCATGAGTTTCCTCTTGTGCATCCATCCCCAATCGGTAAGCCGCCCCAGCCATCTTAAGACTCTCCCCGATGTCGGTTGCGTCAATAGTGACCGCTGCATGCACAACAAGCTTTTCGTCATTGGCATTCCGAAAAACGGCCCCCTTTATGATGTTTCCCTTTTTTATTAACTTATCCAAATAGTACCCATAAATGATACGTAGGTCCTTCTCTTTGTGCGCCATCGCTTTGAACACGCTATCCGCCACATGGGGCTCAAATAGGGTATTGCTCACCCACCCCGTATGGACCGCCCCAGCACCTCCATAGTGCTTCCTTATCTCTTCTCTAAATTCATTCCAGATGCCCGAAGGTAAATGATGGTTACCGTCTACGGCGCCAACCCCTTGAGCAGAAAACATCCCGCCTATCCATGGCGTCTCCTCCACAACTAATGTATTCACACCTGCTCTAGCCGACGATAGACCAGCAGATATGCCACTAGTCGTTCCTCCGACCACCAATACCTCTACAGACAGCCGTTGCTGGGCCAAAGTCAATTCGGGGCAACAATACGACAGCAAAAAAGTGATAACAACAGCTTTTAAAGTTATAAATTGTATTTTCATTGGTTTCAATCTTCATTATTGATGTTGGTTTATTTTATGTTTTATAGATGAGCAGCACGTGGCTCAGCGGTATATACCCTACCAAAACGATCGATTACCTCAATCTTAAATTGGGCATTCTTATTGGTGGGTACTGCATAAAATATATGTTCTGTTGGTCCTGCGCCAACATATGTATACCGAAACTGTTGCTGGTGGGCGGTCACATATTTCACGATATCAGGATCCCATCCCTGAGCCTGCTTCATCTCTCCCACTTTGACTCCATCTTCGTACCAGTATACCTTCCATTCGGGGTCGTAATTCCAGACGTTAGCGATCAGCGCATCTGGATGCTGTCGATCCGTTCCCGGTAAATAAGCGGAAAACTGTATGTCCTTAGGAAGGCCAGCTGCTTTAAAATACCAAGAAACCTCATCTCCAACTATTTCGTAAACCGTATACCCCAGTGGGGTACCATCACTATTATAGGGTGCTTGCCAAAAGATTCCGCAGAGTGCACCATGCACGTGTTCAAGAAGATTGGGGACCACAACATAGTTCTCTTGATAATGCTCATGTCCCGAGAGTATATGAGCCTTATAAGGAGCCAATAGCTTGTACAATGCTCGACGATTCTGCAGCACCTTCTTGATTTCCTCTTTTCCAAATTCGCCTTTTCGAGCGGCTACCGAATATGTTGGGATATGCATACTCACCATTACCGTACTACCCTCGGGCACCTGAGCCAAGTCCTGTTCCAACCAATGCAATTGCTTTTCCTCCAAATATCCGATATAGCCATATGCCCGTCCGGTGCTAAATACGTCATCCAATACTACATAGTGGATCTTTCCCCGATTAAACGAATAGTAGGACGGACCAAAAACAGCTTCATACCGAGACTTCGAACGATGGTTCGATCGCATGTCGAGGTCCATATCATGATTCCCCGCGACATAAAAAAACGGGATTCCTGTAGCTGTAAAACGCTGTCGGATATCCTGAAAGGTAGGCGACACCTGATCTATATTTTCGACAATGTCACCACACATGATTCCATAGACCGCTTGATCAGCAAAATAGTCGCGAACATGTCCCTTCATATCTGTTAAAATAGCTTCCAATTTGGGGACATCTTCGTCAAATCCAACCTGCGGGTCTGCACAGACTACCAGAGTATGCCGATATTCATCTTTATCATTCCTTTCCAATTCGAAATCAAAGCGTTGTTTGACCGTTGTCCGATTGCTCACGCGTCTAAAAAAATCAGGAACCCCATTGGTGATAGTTGTCGTAAAACCAGCCGGCGTACTGATGAATACAAACTCCACATTCTCTATACTAGACAACTTATAGTTTCCCTTTTTATCCGTGTAGGTTATCTGAACACCATCGCTGACGGCCACCGCTGGAATTCCTTTACCTTGAACCGATACTTTCCCGAAGAATGTCCTCTTCAATGCATGCTGCTGAGCCAACAGTTGTTGGGATGCACAGAGCATCAATAAGAACAAGCATATAGCTAGTCTGTTTTTTTTCATCACTGTATTCCATATTAGGCACTTCACCTTCACTTTCTACAGATATACACCACCTATCGATAAGAAAACGAAGCACTCCGCTATTTGCAGCCATGCTTACCCCTACGGATAGGCATGGCCGTTTTAACGCAAATAACGTACTTCTGAAGGTTGATTATTTCTTATAAACGCGATCGATTCCTGCTTTGATGGCGCTCCATTGATTGTTATTGATGACATGCGAGATTTCAAACGTCATCAGTCCCTCGGTATTTTTCAGGCATAGGTACACCGCATCCGACACCTTGGCTGCATTTGTACCGTAGGCATATGATGCAAACGAACCGTAGACTTTACAGTCTTTTTGGATAAATTTATCGTATGTCGTGACAAAATTTTCGACTGACCACACCGAACCTGGATTCTCCGAGGTATAGATATTTTCGGTATAGGCACCTAATGAAAATACATCAATTTGATCAGCAAAACCGGTCTTACTATAGGTATCCGTATAGATGGAACTAGGCGTAGGCTTATAGTCTTTGCTTGCCCAATTCTGTCCAACTCCATAGCGCGAAGCCCAATCAGCCGAAGCCCAAAGGTGCAACTCCAATTTCGGATTAATAGCCTTCACTTTCGTCCGTATATTGGTAATGAGGTTGGTCACTGACATGGAGCGAAATTCAATCCAATCTTTATAAATCGGACCAATACCCCCGGTGCTGGTGATAATGTCATTATTACTGTTCACCGATTTGCCACTATAAGTCTTGAAGGCAGAAATGGTCGCATCGCCAAATCCGTAGTCAGCACTCCACCAGCGGCAGTAGTCCAGCGCGATACCTTTCAGCTTCGGATATTT encodes:
- a CDS encoding DMT family transporter, with the translated sequence MEKTIWIVLALLAGAVLPLQGGLNTKLGKIVESPIHASTISFIIGALGLIIYMLITQQHAVMQNLRSAPAAVWSGGILGAFYVTIVVLAFPKLGPGLTFGLVVAGQMVISLALEHFNILVAQQQSLSWGRIAGICVVILGVILIKKM
- a CDS encoding FAD-dependent oxidoreductase, giving the protein MKIQFITLKAVVITFLLSYCCPELTLAQQRLSVEVLVVGGTTSGISAGLSSARAGVNTLVVEETPWIGGMFSAQGVGAVDGNHHLPSGIWNEFREEIRKHYGGAGAVHTGWVSNTLFEPHVADSVFKAMAHKEKDLRIIYGYYLDKLIKKGNIIKGAVFRNANDEKLVVHAAVTIDATDIGESLKMAGAAYRLGMDAQEETHESGAPDKANDIVQDLTWVAILKDYGVHADKTIARPNGYDPEEFKGCCAETVDQVKIDCAYMIQYGRMPHNKYMINWPKYGNDIYLNVVEMSRNKRDKELKKAKEQTLRFVYYLQHELGFKHLGLADDEFETSDLLAYKPYHREGRRVKGISFLTYNDVEKPYGQATHLYRTGISVGDYPVDHHHAKHADAPKIGFDPVPSFSIPLGSLIPESVNGLIVADKAISVSNLMNGSTRLQPVVLLTGQAAGILAALSVKQGRAPRAVSIREVQELLLQAKAYIMPLYDVPVTDSDFNNIQKIAATGILRTYGEPWQWANRTWFYPDSMLTVAEFSKGLHDFDSRIPIMTDTQVLTSREAVTLIARICEVKEIPKPMEYADIPISKRELTKLLMKFLNPFAKQIDHQGHYVE
- a CDS encoding calcineurin-like phosphoesterase C-terminal domain-containing protein, giving the protein MKKNRLAICLFLLMLCASQQLLAQQHALKRTFFGKVSVQGKGIPAVAVSDGVQITYTDKKGNYKLSSIENVEFVFISTPAGFTTTITNGVPDFFRRVSNRTTVKQRFDFELERNDKDEYRHTLVVCADPQVGFDEDVPKLEAILTDMKGHVRDYFADQAVYGIMCGDIVENIDQVSPTFQDIRQRFTATGIPFFYVAGNHDMDLDMRSNHRSKSRYEAVFGPSYYSFNRGKIHYVVLDDVFSTGRAYGYIGYLEEKQLHWLEQDLAQVPEGSTVMVSMHIPTYSVAARKGEFGKEEIKKVLQNRRALYKLLAPYKAHILSGHEHYQENYVVVPNLLEHVHGALCGIFWQAPYNSDGTPLGYTVYEIVGDEVSWYFKAAGLPKDIQFSAYLPGTDRQHPDALIANVWNYDPEWKVYWYEDGVKVGEMKQAQGWDPDIVKYVTAHQQQFRYTYVGAGPTEHIFYAVPTNKNAQFKIEVIDRFGRVYTAEPRAAHL
- a CDS encoding family 10 glycosylhydrolase codes for the protein MKKYSFLLISVLIVLLACSKTKNDPEYIEQEIPLDIERDHVAAKPIQMWIDAHANLSLFADKANITAYMEKMKATGFTEVYVDVKPGIGYAMYDSDILPQLTKWDNITINRDWDYLAFWLEEAERLDMSVIASLSVMGYGYTKTKEGLVYDTNKWDGKTQLGMLDASKPTVLTDIRNDREADGAMLNPALPEVQEFVTSVIAEVATKYPKLKGIALDYCRWWSADYGFGDATISAFKTYSGKSVNSNNDIITSTGGIGPIYKDWIEFRSMSVTNLITNIRTKVKAINPKLELHLWASADWASRYGVGQNWASKDYKPTPSSIYTDTYSKTGFADQIDVFSLGAYTENIYTSENPGSVWSVENFVTTYDKFIQKDCKVYGSFASYAYGTNAAKVSDAVYLCLKNTEGLMTFEISHVINNNQWSAIKAGIDRVYKK